GAAGAAATTGCTTTTTTGTGTGGGATTGCCGAACCGACACATGGTTTGATTTCTAACGTTGGCAAAGCACATCTAGAAGGTTTTGGATCTTTTGAAGGAGTAAAGAAAACCAAGGGCGAGCTGTACGATTGGCTGCAGGACCATCAAGGGGTATTATTTTTGCAGGCAGATAACCCACATCTTAAAGAGATGGCTTCCGCCCGCAAGATAGCCAACATTGTCACTTATGGTTTTTCGGAAGGTAATGATGTGATTGGAAAGCTTCTTAGGGCAAATCCCCTTTTGCAAATTGAATGGCACAAGAAAGGCACGGCCGAATCTTATGTTGTCGATACCCATTTAACAGGATCTTATAATACCGAAAACTTTCTTGCAGCTATTGCAGTAGGTTTGCATTTTGGCGTTTCTTCTGCGTCAATCAATCGGGGTATTGAAGGATATGCCCCTACGAACAATCGTTCGCAGGTTATGAAAACTGCCCACAATACGCTAATCTGCGATTATTATAATGCAAATGCAACAAGCATGGCTGCTGCATTGGATAATATTCGGATTATTGAAGCGGATAAGAAGGCTATTGTATTGGGTGATATGTTTGAATTGGGGACAGAATCATTTGAAGAACATAAAAAAATTGTCGAGAACGTAAGAGCTATTCCTGCAGATCGCAAAATTTTTGTAGGAAAAGAATTTTTCGCACATCGGTATGAAGGTGGAGCATTTTATGAAACTACTGCCGAAGCAAAACAGGCAATCAGCGGAAATCCTATTGTGGACAGCACGGTCTTATTGAAAGCGTCAAGGGGTATGGCCTTTGAAAATCTGGTCGAACTACTGTAGTCTTTTTAGCTTTATGCTATGCACAACGAGGGGATAAGTTCGGGGTGCGAACAT
The DNA window shown above is from Sphingobacterium thalpophilum and carries:
- the murF gene encoding UDP-N-acetylmuramoyl-tripeptide--D-alanyl-D-alanine ligase — its product is MDIQSLYQIYKQYPNITTDTRKIEKDSLFFALKGANFNGNTFAEKALEMGAKYVVIDDETYRKGEAYILVDDVLKALQQLANYHRHQLHIPIIGVTGTNGKTTTKELLYAVVSQKYKAYATKGNLNNHIGVPLTLLAIDDSVELAIIEMGANHLEEIAFLCGIAEPTHGLISNVGKAHLEGFGSFEGVKKTKGELYDWLQDHQGVLFLQADNPHLKEMASARKIANIVTYGFSEGNDVIGKLLRANPLLQIEWHKKGTAESYVVDTHLTGSYNTENFLAAIAVGLHFGVSSASINRGIEGYAPTNNRSQVMKTAHNTLICDYYNANATSMAAALDNIRIIEADKKAIVLGDMFELGTESFEEHKKIVENVRAIPADRKIFVGKEFFAHRYEGGAFYETTAEAKQAISGNPIVDSTVLLKASRGMAFENLVELL